The Episyrphus balteatus chromosome 3, idEpiBalt1.1, whole genome shotgun sequence genome segment aatatttgcAATGTGCATTTTAATAACTGAGATGACGTACAAAAATACTTTAATTGTATTGATAAAGCTACTAAACATGtaaaaaaagtctaaaattgaaaatcacACTTGTATTGATTATACCAGTCAGACACACGAAGCGAacagtcaaaaatatttatttcacagAGATAACGTATCACTTTTgagaattgatttattttattatttaaaataaatattgtctTCTTAGTTGATTGTATGACGACATCattcaaaattatataattcAAGATCACTCATAAtttcacaagaaataaaattgatatttaaactTACGGAACTTCAGTAAAACATACTCCCGATGCCATTTTTGATCTAGTtgtgtttaaaaattcagcagtTTCATCTATGAAAATTGGTTTACTTGGAACAACACGAATATTATAATTTACTGCTGGCAATGCTGGATATGATGATGGATATGAAGAATTCGTAACATTACTCGAATGATATGAACTagtattgtttataatttgtacCAAATTCCCCGAAATTGGTGGTCTTGTTTTAATTTGAGCCAAAACTAAATATGGCAATATGGCTAGAGCCAATAAAACACACGAATATTTCATATTTAtaataactttattattttgttctaTGCAGAAGACTTAAACACGACGACCACTTCTGACAGACTGAAAACCTCAAAGTTGATTTTAATAATCTAAAGCTCAAATGATAGATGATATTTGGTACTTACTCGTACttgtttgtgaaataaaaagaaaaaaaaaaatacaaaatagaaatTCCCTAAGGCGGAAATATAAACCCTCTTATAATCTTAGCTTTAGCTATCAGAGAATGTATGGGTTTTTAGCTACTTGGGATGCATTTTGATATCATAATCAACTTCATGTCTGCATTTCTCTGGAAAACTTATCACACTCTGTTttttatgtaagaaaaaaaaaattaggaataaAAATACTCATTACCGCATTTGAGATTaaaagctcaaaaaaaaaaaaaaactaagggtCACGTTTGACGAGATAACCCgaagtgttaaaaaatttgaaaatagcaAATAATCTCACATAGCTATTCATATGTATGATCTGAATGATTCATTAATTTGCGatttatagtaggtacctacattaaaaGTCTATTGTAGTTAGATCAACGGTGTGAAGAGGAACGCGGTTTTTACGACTTGGTTTAACAATAAATTACCGATCTTCTACATCACTAAGCTTTTAAAATCATGGTCatcgattgaaaattaattttatgcaccTACACGTAGTGATTGGAAATTGATTTGGTACATAAACACTACGTAAGACTTAAATATTTGAAGCCGAAAAATATGCAAGGAGAaaatcaaagtaatttttaatgattGCTTTGAAAAGTTCAGCTTGCTTTCATTTAAATATGCAAtgttaagttttatttatatggttttgaaaataaattaaatggtaCTTAAGGAGtaagaattatttaaaaatgtattttgaattattatctaaaaaaattgttttaattttacacgAAAAATTTTAGCGTCACACCGGGTACTTTTTGTCACACAAGTGACAGTGAAATACAAGCATTTTATTTGGCTGCTTaccgcgaaaataaaaaaaactaacaggAGACCAAAGACAAATAGAGTGTCCacttatttagttttttaattgcTCTATAAAAGATTTAGTTTGACGCGAACAAATTTAACGATCCCTGATTCATTCATAAAAGTTGTCcgtcaaataattttgttttactttcttCGACTAAACTATGGACATAACTTAGTTAACTGCAGCCTCAAGAAAAATGGtcaaaagttgattttaaaaatcagttcaaAGTAATGAATAAGATAAAGTTTTGGAGCTTCGCACCTATattcttcagtttttttttatatagaattttaacgttattattaatatttttaattattattaaatcgaCCTAAAATTCGAAGTGGTTGCAAATTAAAAATCACTACACGTAATTCGGACATTATGGTCATAAATCATTCCTGGAATATATACTCGTAGAAACGAATTTGTCGTTCAAACGAGATTATTctatgaatatttttataaatattagaaaacatcAGTCCGTAttcatctttaaaaaatttttctttttccaataaAGCCCTATCATTTTATACTTACTTTACTTTCGTTGAAATAAAAAGTTACAATACTAAAATAGTATGCAGGCTCGTGCTGTtgattcttataaaaaaaaaattttggaaaaaaaaaatcatttttaacataagttttttttttttgtatataaataaaaatatattgagcttttttgtatttgtttttttttttcgtacaaaGTTCTTTTGGAAGGAActtagttattattattattattgtgtaAGAGCTAAGGCAACTTGGTTCTTTAACTAAATTTCTACGGTGCTAAAAATCTGCATCCCATCCGGAGTTCTCATCAGGCGGCTCTTCTGGATCCATTGGGAacttatcaaaataaattgtatctGTTGGATGACTTACTGGTCTAACAAAAGGCGGAATAAGCAATTGACTAGCTAAACCATCCCAATCAAATCCAAGGaaccatcttaaaaaaaaaaacaataatattgaaaaaactctctaggaaaaattaaaaacaaacttcgCTTCTTACTTGTGCTTCTTGATATCTTGAATTCCACCTTTTTGATAGCCTAATCGTTCAGCAGGTACATCACGACAAAGTTTCTTTATTAGTTGTATCGCCGAACGGGACATGTGTTTTGGGAAGTCAATCATATCGATtccttttaaaattatattatatgtCTTCATGGGGTCATTAGCGGTAAATGGAGGACtgtgaaaagaaaattttcaataagaacAACTATAACTTTGATAGGTTGGCCAATGTAATAACTTACGTTCCATTAAGAAGCTCATGAATGAGTATTCCTAACGCCCAGTAATCCACTGCCCTATCATGACCCCTGTTTAGTATTATTTCTGGCGCAACATATTCTGGAGTGCCACAGAATGTCCAAGTCTTACTGCTATTACCAATGTGTTTGGCAAATCCGAAATCGAcctaaaaatattcattttaatgaaaaagttCGATGAGGTAGTTTTATAAAACCTACCAATTTAACATAACCCTTCTCATCGAGCATCAAATTCTCTGGCTTCAGATCTCGATATATTATACCCCTCGAGTGTAAATACTCAAAAGCCTGCAACACACATCCAATGATGAATTGTGTTGCATTCTCATCGAAAGACCCACGATCACGCAACATAGTCCACACCTCACCACCCATGCAAGATTCGAGTAACATATAAAGGTATTTCTCATCCCGGAATGTCCGGTATAAGCGGCAAATGAAAGGTGTATTGCAGGTAAGCATAATAGTCCGCTCCGAGAAGACGTGCTCCTCTTGGCGGGTATCGAGTATGTGCTTCTTTTTAAGGCATTTCAAGGCAAACGTTTCAACGCAGTTATCACGATAGGCTTTGACAAGTTCAACACGTCCAAAACCACCGATTCCTAAAGTTGCAACAACCTCTAAATCAGAAAGCTTCATGTCAGGAAATtctgcaaacaaaataaaaagacagAATTTTATAGTCAAGGTCTTAAAAGtatataatctttaaaaaacgcttCCCAAGCCAAAAGATATCTGAAAAGGCAAGTTCCAGAAAAAGTCACGAATAATTAATTATTCTGAAACTTGTTGTTGAATTACTTCGAAACCTTTCCAAACACAAATGTGTTAACCAGAAATCCTTGTTTTATGCTTCCTTACCTTGTTTGACATTAGCGCCAAAGATTTCCTTGCTCTGTTCATATTTCATAGAAAGAACGCGGTTCTCATCACCATAATTCTTCTCCTTTAGCTCACAAAGATCTCCAATGAGGTGCGTAAAAGACTCCCTATCCAAAGTCAGGCACTCAACTCCAGGCGATTTTGCTATGATATTAGCAGTTCTCTTATCTTCATTGATTAAAGCCTGCTCTCCAAAGTAATCCCCTCGTTGCAAAGTTCGAATATTTTTCTCACTGTTCGAAGGCCCAAATTTCTGTGTTACCTGAACACTACCTTGACTAATGAGGAAAAATGTATCACCACTGGCTCCTTGACGGATAATATATGTTCCCGCTGGATAGAATTCCTTCAAATACACTTCTTTAGCATGGGTGTTCTCATTTTACCACCAAATACTAACTTACCACTTCAAGAACATCGGCAATCTTCGCCAATACATCATTACTGAGATTCTTAAGTAAAGGAACTGATTTCAAAAAGTTTACACTATTTTCGATTCTCTGCATTCCTGTTCGCATCATAATCTGTTGGAATACCCGTCGATCCAAAACCCAGACTCTGGCATTCGAGAGTACTCGAATTGATGCAGTTCTAGTACAATTATAGAGTATCGCCAATTCTCCGAATGCTTTACCCGgccccataactcccaaaacaTTTTCGCCCTTCACAACCTCAAATTCTCCTTCAGCGGAGACGTATAAGTGAGCGCCAGCTTCACCTTCTCTTATCACATATTCACCCTCAGCTACTTCAAGATTGTACATAGATTCAACCAATTCACGAACTTGTGATGAATCGATGTTCTTGAGGAAATCATTGTCCATTATGGCATCTTTGATAAGTTGTTTCGAACTGCGAATGAGAAAAATGGATTATGGATttctttagttttgaatttgatttgatCTTTTACCTGTAATCTTTATCAAACTTTGGAATAGGAACATTTATTGACTGTTGAACACTTGACGAATCACAACTCTCGCCAGACACACCCTGCTTCTTGAGCACTGGTGCCGAGGTTGTATGatggtttttgttaaaaaccaTTGGCTTAGCCTTGTCCTCACCTTCAGCAGACAGTGCACAGGTTGCATAGGTGGCCTGGCTGACAGAGTTTCGTGCGCTGCTACTGTTGCCATTGTAATTGGATACAGCTGTTGGAGCTGTGTCTGGAATAGTTTCAGGTGAACACCGATCAATGGTGCTGGTAACTTCAGGGcattgctgctgttgttgttgttgttggccaGCCATGCCACGATTTGTCTGAAGACTTTGCAAAAGTTCATCGTTTTTCAATGGGATCGGCGTTGTGGTTTGCTGAAGAACGCTCTGGAATTGAAAAAGttggttttatgaaaaaagagtTCAAAACAATAAGGTCTATTTGAGTTCTATTGAGATCTATTTGAGTTCTATTTTAGAGTCTGCTAAAAAAACGCCTCTTCACTGGTCTTGCGGCtgcttttaaaatgcaaatgcattttttttttcttttaaaataagtcAATCGCTTACCTTTTGTTttcaacgaaaagtttctcacCTGTCATCATTGGCTTTCACCTCAAAAGAAAAGTCTATGCAAGTTCTATCAACAGACCATAAACAAACCTTAAAGTTTTGGgttgtaaatatttttcaatccacatattttttgtttaattttatctaattatctaattttaaaatcgaaagaAAGGCCTATTTAAGTTCTATTAAGGTCTATTCATAGATGAAACGTTAAAGATATAAGTTTTTGCGAGTTCTAGCGGCTcgataatacaaataatgaTTTCTACTAAtttcaaattctaaaattttgttcaaaaacaaacttttgttGTGATATCTCTGGCACCTAGCtttgaaaatagttttggtttgttgtcataaattttaaatggaGAAACCTCTGCAATGATATATTATTCAATGACACTTAAACACAACAAAGACAATCActgccaaaaataaaaattgtagcaACATAAATAACCTTAAAAACGTCAAACATGTGACCAAGCGAAAACATCATCCCcaaacaaaaagtattttaatcTTTTGTCTGTGaataaatcaatatttattCCACACTTCCAATTCCGAAAAcacaataagaaaaaattttgcataAGTATTGAACAAAAATCCATCAACAAATTAACATTCGAACTGTGAATTTAAATATGTACCAATATCTTCAATCGAAGAATACAATTATTCGTGCATAACTAAATGATCTTGCAAACAACCTAACCTTCCATTGTCacatgtaaatatttttcaaaaccttttcGTTCAAACAAATACGCTTAAAatacaataaacattttttttttatattactcaAAGACTCACCTTCAACTTGTGAACTTCTCTCCTCAGTTTCATTATCTCTGAATCTCGACATTTGAGGACGGCATTCAGAGATGCTATCTCCccctttaaatatttaatttcttcATCTTGATCCTCCATTGCTGACCTTAGATCATATTCCAAATAGAATCTAGGCTTTGGTGGAGGTGTGACGGGTGAAAGTGCTTGAGATGGAGAAGGAGATTCGCAATCCTCAGTACCACCACCACTTCCCCCACTATTTGCTTTTAGAGGTGTTGGTGAAGATATTGTTGAGCTTCGAGAACGATAATTCATAGAATTTTTACGAATCTAAAAATATCAAGGTTATCAAAaagttgttcaaaaaatttaaaagaattgcGACTTACAAGTTCAATAGTATTTGAGTCTTGAAGAATTTTTGAAGTCTTCCGAATGAGATTCGATGAAGCGGGAGTCTGTGTGACAGGACCTAGAATACCCGATTCTAGAAAATATTTCTGAGCTGCTGTGAAATTTTCGTCGTCCTTCTTTGACACCAATGGTGCCGGGCTGGGTGGAGAAAGTGGACTCTTCACATCAATATGCTTGACTGGAGATCGACGAAGCTCAGCATAAGTCTCTGAATCTGATGTAGAGCCAGATTCGTGTTCTTCACTGCGTTTGAGAAGTCTCCGACGTTGCTGAAGACTTCGAGCTGAAATTGGTGTCAAAGGTTTATCGTCTCGTGATTTTCTCACTTCATTGGGAGAATGCTTTGGCGAGACTTTCACTAAAATATCCGGATGCACTGCGACATCCAGAACCTGGAACTGTCCAATATTCGGTGATGACGACCTCTTTGGATGCTTAATCTCGACTCGACCACCTCGTGCGGTTATCGGAGGATGAGCGTTGTACCGAAAACTAAGGCGATCTCTGACTGGATTCTTGTTTTCGTCAGTAAAAATATATGCTGTATCGGGATGTGAGAATGACTGGTAAAGACGTTTAATTTTACGTGGAGTTTTGTTGGGGACAGTCGGCGACGCGACTCTCGGTACACGTTCAAATTGTAGCTGACTCGGACTGCAACTGATTTCGCGGACGGGACTTGTTGTGGCATTCTCTATTGAGAGCTGTGATGATGGTCCCCCATCAATACTGCTGTCATGCGACATACCAGTTGTCGATGTGTTTGTGTTTGGGGTAGATACTGTTGATGACGTTGAATGGCTATAGTTGTGAAAAAGCTTTGTGTCTGTTTCGTCTTTTCCATCATTACCAATACCAACGCAGCCGCCACTGTCCATCATTGGGGTAAGTTGTAAATTTAGACCAACACCACCCGGAGACACTGGTGGACTACAACTACACTTAGCAAACAAACTACCACACGTATGACTCTTACGGAATTTGGCACGGAAATCCGAAGCCCGTTTTGCACCAAGGGCACTAATAGTCATTCCGACACTACCGAAATTTTGTTCGTCCTTCTCACTGGTATCGTCATAGTGTCTCGCCTTCTCTCTGTGATGGTGGTGGTGCTCTTTTACCTTATCGGCTGTTTCCAAGGATTGCGTGCTTCCGTAGGAATCGTCACTCTTGGCCCTCATCATTCCGTCACGTTTTGGAGATCTATGAATTCCGGCCACACCAGAGTTCGTCTTCTCCATTTGGCTGTAtgctttttgtaatttttgcgtTTTATTTGGTGGTTTGATTAAAATCCCATCAGCTTGTGGGGCTTGAATGTGTTGAGCTATTCAGCGAAGATATAGTTGTGgaggagaaaagaaaaaaaatgaagaagataCGTTTACTTAGGCAATTATCATATAAATAAAAAGCTAGAGAGATGTATGAGATGCTTATGAtacttgttttgatttaaataaattagagGGAGTAGAGGTACTCGTGTGgattttagaaataatttatttctcaagtgatttagttttttttttgtatttcgagTATTTGCTTACgaaaaataaatcgaaaaatGGAGAAAAAGTTGTATATCTTTAATCTTGTGATCAAAGTGCTAAATGAATATTGGTCACGCGATTCTTGCGCTTCTATAATATACCTACCTGAAATCAATCTTCTTTGAAGTCAATTGATTTGACAAACTTAATTTATATATAAGTACAGTTTCCCTTTGGTAATAATTTTCAAGGCCATATAATATAATTGGCGTGTTTAGGATTTTTGTCTTTAAAGGATAGTTTTCGTGACTAAACTATTTAACACAGAGAAGTGATTAATGGGTTTTTAGGAGTATTGGTCAAGGGAAAGAGAAGAAACTGACTTGCAACTTGCGTTAGGgcaggtttttggaattaaatttattttaaacgtGGTTTTTGATATGCAATAAACAATTATTTGCGTGAGTTTAATAGTGTAGGGGTTTTTATTCGGTCATGCATTGACAAGGCTGGTCGTTAGCTTTTGATTGATTGTACGTACAACTCTTTTGTGAGGTTTTCGAAgactttttcactttgtttttcGATTTTACTTTCCTCGAAAAGGAATTGCCTCTCTTAACTATCTATTGCGAATTCGATTTCAAAAACATAGACAAAATAGTAACAGTTTTTATCATCAAACTttcctttttaaatctttaataaaaatgtaaactCTTTTAAGCACATTATCTGTATTTGCTCTCTTATTAGCAGATGAAGTCAACTTGACATTG includes the following:
- the LOC129913845 gene encoding cGMP-dependent protein kinase, isozyme 1 isoform X2; this encodes MEKTNSGVAGIHRSPKRDGMMRAKSDDSYGSTQSLETADKVKEHHHHHREKARHYDDTSEKDEQNFGSVGMTISALGAKRASDFRAKFRKSHTCGSLFAKCSCSPPVSPGGVGLNLQLTPMMDSGGCVGIGNDGKDETDTKLFHNYSHSTSSTVSTPNTNTSTTGMSHDSSIDGGPSSQLSIENATTSPVREISCSPSQLQFERVPRVASPTVPNKTPRKIKRLYQSFSHPDTAYIFTDENKNPVRDRLSFRYNAHPPITARGGRVEIKHPKRSSSPNIGQFQVLDVAVHPDILVKVSPKHSPNEVRKSRDDKPLTPISARSLQQRRRLLKRSEEHESGSTSDSETYAELRRSPVKHIDVKSPLSPPSPAPLVSKKDDENFTAAQKYFLESGILGPVTQTPASSNLIRKTSKILQDSNTIELIRKNSMNYRSRSSTISSPTPLKANSGGSGGGTEDCESPSPSQALSPVTPPPKPRFYLEYDLRSAMEDQDEEIKYLKGEIASLNAVLKCRDSEIMKLRREVHKLKSVLQQTTTPIPLKNDELLQSLQTNRGMAGQQQQQQQQCPEVTSTIDRCSPETIPDTAPTAVSNYNGNSSSARNSVSQATYATCALSAEGEDKAKPMVFNKNHHTTSAPVLKKQGVSGESCDSSSVQQSINVPIPKFDKDYSSKQLIKDAIMDNDFLKNIDSSQVRELVESMYNLEVAEGEYVIREGEAGAHLYVSAEGEFEVVKGENVLGVMGPGKAFGELAILYNCTRTASIRVLSNARVWVLDRRVFQQIMMRTGMQRIENSVNFLKSVPLLKNLSNDVLAKIADVLEVEFYPAGTYIIRQGASGDTFFLISQGSVQVTQKFGPSNSEKNIRTLQRGDYFGEQALINEDKRTANIIAKSPGVECLTLDRESFTHLIGDLCELKEKNYGDENRVLSMKYEQSKEIFGANVKQEFPDMKLSDLEVVATLGIGGFGRVELVKAYRDNCVETFALKCLKKKHILDTRQEEHVFSERTIMLTCNTPFICRLYRTFRDEKYLYMLLESCMGGEVWTMLRDRGSFDENATQFIIGCVLQAFEYLHSRGIIYRDLKPENLMLDEKGYVKLVDFGFAKHIGNSSKTWTFCGTPEYVAPEIILNRGHDRAVDYWALGILIHELLNGTPPFTANDPMKTYNIILKGIDMIDFPKHMSRSAIQLIKKLCRDVPAERLGYQKGGIQDIKKHKWFLGFDWDGLASQLLIPPFVRPVSHPTDTIYFDKFPMDPEEPPDENSGWDADF
- the LOC129913845 gene encoding cGMP-dependent protein kinase, isozyme 1 isoform X1, producing MEVAAAQHIQAPQADGILIKPPNKTQKLQKAYSQMEKTNSGVAGIHRSPKRDGMMRAKSDDSYGSTQSLETADKVKEHHHHHREKARHYDDTSEKDEQNFGSVGMTISALGAKRASDFRAKFRKSHTCGSLFAKCSCSPPVSPGGVGLNLQLTPMMDSGGCVGIGNDGKDETDTKLFHNYSHSTSSTVSTPNTNTSTTGMSHDSSIDGGPSSQLSIENATTSPVREISCSPSQLQFERVPRVASPTVPNKTPRKIKRLYQSFSHPDTAYIFTDENKNPVRDRLSFRYNAHPPITARGGRVEIKHPKRSSSPNIGQFQVLDVAVHPDILVKVSPKHSPNEVRKSRDDKPLTPISARSLQQRRRLLKRSEEHESGSTSDSETYAELRRSPVKHIDVKSPLSPPSPAPLVSKKDDENFTAAQKYFLESGILGPVTQTPASSNLIRKTSKILQDSNTIELIRKNSMNYRSRSSTISSPTPLKANSGGSGGGTEDCESPSPSQALSPVTPPPKPRFYLEYDLRSAMEDQDEEIKYLKGEIASLNAVLKCRDSEIMKLRREVHKLKSVLQQTTTPIPLKNDELLQSLQTNRGMAGQQQQQQQQCPEVTSTIDRCSPETIPDTAPTAVSNYNGNSSSARNSVSQATYATCALSAEGEDKAKPMVFNKNHHTTSAPVLKKQGVSGESCDSSSVQQSINVPIPKFDKDYSSKQLIKDAIMDNDFLKNIDSSQVRELVESMYNLEVAEGEYVIREGEAGAHLYVSAEGEFEVVKGENVLGVMGPGKAFGELAILYNCTRTASIRVLSNARVWVLDRRVFQQIMMRTGMQRIENSVNFLKSVPLLKNLSNDVLAKIADVLEVEFYPAGTYIIRQGASGDTFFLISQGSVQVTQKFGPSNSEKNIRTLQRGDYFGEQALINEDKRTANIIAKSPGVECLTLDRESFTHLIGDLCELKEKNYGDENRVLSMKYEQSKEIFGANVKQEFPDMKLSDLEVVATLGIGGFGRVELVKAYRDNCVETFALKCLKKKHILDTRQEEHVFSERTIMLTCNTPFICRLYRTFRDEKYLYMLLESCMGGEVWTMLRDRGSFDENATQFIIGCVLQAFEYLHSRGIIYRDLKPENLMLDEKGYVKLVDFGFAKHIGNSSKTWTFCGTPEYVAPEIILNRGHDRAVDYWALGILIHELLNGTPPFTANDPMKTYNIILKGIDMIDFPKHMSRSAIQLIKKLCRDVPAERLGYQKGGIQDIKKHKWFLGFDWDGLASQLLIPPFVRPVSHPTDTIYFDKFPMDPEEPPDENSGWDADF